A single window of Dethiosulfovibrio salsuginis DNA harbors:
- the xseB gene encoding exodeoxyribonuclease VII small subunit, with product MGFSLKIAELENILRKLESDAIPLEESFSLFEEGKALIADCRKQLESFERKVTILTEKGEEALEQGNEG from the coding sequence ATGGGTTTTTCTTTAAAAATAGCGGAGTTGGAAAATATCCTTAGAAAATTAGAGTCCGATGCGATTCCTCTGGAGGAGTCTTTCTCTTTGTTCGAGGAGGGGAAGGCTCTTATTGCGGACTGTCGCAAACAGCTCGAGTCGTTTGAGAGAAAGGTCACTATTCTTACTGAAAAAGGAGAAGAGGCCTTGGAGCAAGGAAATGAAGGGTAA
- the rpmB gene encoding 50S ribosomal protein L28, producing MSKVCDCCGRGPATGNAVSHSHRKTRRRWLPNLHSVRVDLGVGETRKLRICSRCLRSNKVKRAL from the coding sequence ATGTCTAAGGTGTGCGACTGTTGCGGTCGAGGTCCAGCTACTGGCAACGCCGTAAGTCACTCTCACAGGAAGACCCGCAGACGCTGGCTTCCTAACCTTCACTCCGTGAGGGTTGATCTCGGCGTCGGCGAAACCAGAAAGCTTCGGATTTGTTCCCGTTGCCTTCGATCCAACAAGGTTAAGCGGGCCCTTTAA
- a CDS encoding thiamine diphosphokinase, whose product MKSAVDNGKFLGWKNVLVELKAPNLPEEDVLLVSGGRGPDPHWLRTMAETRRVWAIDSGADYCKEASVVPEMAIGDFDSIANDTMDWLISEGVKMDTYSWEKDITDLQISLDLCDRLLSPVFGTITGIWGGRFDHVWSSINSILRHNVKGSYFRFLGDNMEMMIIVRGGESLVLRHESPSPLDIVSLLPLSDLCDGVSIKGVKWPLEKVSLSRDYPYSISNFPVEDTEVALESGWMGVYLKGR is encoded by the coding sequence TTGAAGAGTGCCGTCGATAATGGAAAATTTTTAGGGTGGAAAAACGTTCTAGTAGAACTCAAGGCCCCAAACCTTCCGGAAGAGGACGTTTTGCTCGTCTCTGGAGGAAGAGGACCTGATCCACATTGGTTAAGGACCATGGCTGAAACTCGAAGAGTGTGGGCAATAGATTCCGGTGCCGATTACTGCAAAGAGGCATCTGTAGTCCCTGAGATGGCCATAGGGGACTTCGATAGCATAGCGAACGACACGATGGATTGGTTAATCTCTGAAGGGGTTAAAATGGATACATACAGTTGGGAGAAAGACATTACCGACCTTCAAATTTCCCTGGACCTCTGCGATAGACTGCTATCCCCTGTTTTTGGAACTATCACAGGAATCTGGGGGGGGCGGTTTGACCATGTATGGAGTTCTATTAACTCTATTCTACGTCACAACGTTAAGGGCAGTTATTTCAGGTTTTTAGGGGATAACATGGAGATGATGATTATCGTTAGAGGAGGGGAGAGTCTGGTTTTACGGCACGAAAGCCCTAGTCCACTGGACATAGTCTCACTGTTGCCTCTCTCCGATTTATGTGACGGTGTATCTATCAAAGGGGTAAAATGGCCTTTAGAAAAGGTCTCCCTTAGTAGAGATTATCCTTACAGTATAAGCAATTTCCCTGTAGAGGATACGGAGGTGGCTTTGGAATCCGGTTGGATGGGGGTATATCTTAAGGGGAGGTAA
- a CDS encoding DNA translocase FtsK produces the protein MSDIDDFSSEIPKIIVKPTEPSDLSEDFEPQPEREDLDVHLEEEEREEVVTGESLLSQIKPERKVSFSDQTPIDSHSTGKTEHKEEKRSLPMEFFGVENNDFPGNDPMVLRQKGLDIVTALANFGVEAELANAMEGPTVVQYQIQLAPGVKVSKVAGLSKDLAVAMAVQSLRVEAPIPGTSYVGIEVPNKRRRPVTLRSVMESDSFSDCDSILPLPIGLAIDGSPMVIGLEDLPHLLVAGTTGSGKSVFVTSCITALCATRTPSELRFILIDPKRVEMAIYEKLPHVLAKPVVDPHKAVQALGWAVREMERRYEVFARLRVKNLEGYNHKSDDMLPHIVIVVDELADLMFTASKDVEDYICRLAQMARATGIHLILATQRPSVNVITGLIKANIPARAAFTLPSQTDSRTIIDVSGAQQLLGKGDMLFTSTKYPKPVRVQAPFIDEESSFKVIESLREAFGDPKYVELEDPKAKNGNGIGDFMEDERLEEAVRLVMQTGIASASRLQRQMRVGFTRAARMIDIMEQMGIIGPQEGSKPREIYVDEERAEEIIEECRR, from the coding sequence ATGTCCGATATTGATGATTTTTCCTCCGAAATACCTAAGATAATCGTTAAGCCCACAGAGCCATCCGACCTCTCGGAAGACTTTGAGCCCCAACCGGAGAGGGAAGATCTGGATGTTCATCTGGAGGAGGAAGAGCGGGAGGAAGTCGTGACCGGGGAATCCCTATTATCACAGATAAAACCGGAGAGAAAAGTCTCTTTTTCCGATCAGACACCTATAGACTCGCATTCTACAGGCAAAACAGAGCACAAAGAAGAGAAGCGTTCCCTGCCGATGGAGTTTTTCGGGGTGGAGAATAACGATTTCCCTGGAAACGATCCTATGGTACTTCGGCAGAAGGGGTTGGATATCGTCACAGCTTTGGCTAATTTTGGGGTAGAGGCTGAGCTGGCTAACGCTATGGAAGGACCTACGGTTGTTCAATATCAGATACAGCTAGCTCCTGGGGTCAAGGTAAGTAAAGTCGCCGGTTTAAGCAAAGATCTGGCGGTAGCGATGGCGGTTCAATCTCTACGGGTTGAGGCACCTATTCCCGGGACATCCTATGTAGGGATTGAGGTCCCTAACAAGAGGAGAAGACCGGTTACATTGAGATCGGTGATGGAATCGGATAGTTTTTCGGACTGCGACTCCATACTGCCTCTGCCTATAGGTCTGGCTATCGACGGATCTCCTATGGTAATAGGCTTGGAGGACCTCCCACATCTTTTAGTCGCAGGAACGACAGGTTCCGGTAAAAGCGTCTTCGTTACCAGCTGTATAACTGCCCTCTGTGCAACGAGAACTCCGTCGGAGCTTCGATTTATACTTATCGATCCCAAGAGGGTTGAAATGGCCATATACGAAAAATTGCCTCACGTTTTGGCAAAGCCCGTCGTCGATCCCCACAAGGCAGTTCAAGCTCTAGGATGGGCAGTCAGAGAGATGGAGCGTAGATACGAGGTTTTTGCCCGTTTAAGGGTTAAAAATCTCGAAGGGTATAACCACAAATCTGACGATATGTTACCTCATATAGTTATCGTCGTAGATGAGCTCGCGGACTTGATGTTTACCGCTTCTAAAGACGTCGAGGACTATATCTGTCGGCTGGCACAGATGGCTAGAGCGACAGGGATTCACCTTATTCTCGCGACTCAGAGGCCTTCGGTTAACGTCATCACCGGTCTTATTAAGGCCAATATCCCCGCTAGAGCCGCTTTTACTCTGCCATCACAGACCGATTCTCGGACCATCATAGACGTATCAGGTGCTCAGCAGTTACTTGGGAAAGGCGATATGCTCTTTACCAGCACTAAATACCCCAAGCCCGTCAGGGTACAAGCTCCTTTTATAGACGAAGAGAGCTCTTTTAAAGTAATAGAGTCCCTTAGAGAGGCTTTTGGAGATCCTAAATACGTTGAACTGGAGGATCCAAAGGCCAAAAACGGCAACGGTATAGGTGATTTTATGGAGGATGAGCGGCTTGAGGAGGCGGTCAGGTTGGTTATGCAGACCGGAATTGCCTCAGCTAGCAGGCTTCAAAGGCAGATGAGGGTTGGCTTCACCAGAGCCGCTAGGATGATAGATATTATGGAACAAATGGGCATCATCGGTCCCCAAGAAGGTTCAAAACCAAGAGAGATATACGTCGACGAAGAGAGGGCTGAGGAGATAATTGAAGAGTGCCGTCGATAA
- a CDS encoding TldD/PmbA family protein produces the protein MAFLEYLRERWISEVELSKASLGDLYFQNASGHHLVLDDGKIEEAGSSSASGVGGRLIVGDKTFYSSRNGTNGLALGGVIGDLSNIGGWSSRDIQEGPDLIVSPQVQVPRIGDRLKAIDSRLRSRSSIVQVEISLSTSEKEIMIVQEKGNISRESRKYSMYSVNVVAEGRGEFQTALKVSACRGSMEDLLSLTNLEVLADQASETAEMMLKASPCPATTMPVIMAGEAGGTVVHEACGHGMEADIVEREFSVYRDMIGKTVASPIVTIVDDGSIQGLYGSYGFDDEGTPSGRTVLVDKGILKGYLTDREMALKLGIPLTGNGRRSSYRVPPQPRMSNTFIEPGNGSIDDLISSVDYGLLVRQMGGGEVNPTSGDFVFHVTEGYLIRKGSLSPVRGAILSGNGPDILKKIVGVGRDLSFLPGMCGKGGQNVPVTDGQPAILVEAMTVGGSSTAI, from the coding sequence ATGGCCTTTTTAGAGTATCTCAGGGAGAGATGGATCTCGGAAGTAGAACTATCCAAGGCAAGTCTAGGGGATCTTTACTTTCAAAACGCGTCGGGGCATCATTTAGTCCTCGATGACGGGAAAATAGAGGAAGCTGGTTCTTCATCGGCCTCTGGAGTCGGTGGACGACTTATCGTCGGCGATAAAACCTTTTACTCCAGCAGGAACGGCACGAATGGTCTAGCCTTAGGCGGAGTGATAGGAGATCTATCAAATATAGGCGGTTGGAGCTCTAGAGATATACAGGAAGGGCCAGACCTCATAGTATCCCCTCAGGTGCAGGTTCCCCGTATCGGTGATAGACTGAAGGCTATAGATAGCAGGCTCAGGTCAAGATCCTCGATCGTACAGGTGGAGATATCCCTCTCTACTTCGGAGAAAGAAATAATGATCGTGCAGGAAAAAGGGAATATATCGAGAGAGTCAAGGAAATATTCCATGTACAGCGTCAACGTGGTGGCAGAAGGAAGAGGGGAGTTCCAAACAGCTCTAAAGGTTTCCGCTTGCAGGGGTTCTATGGAGGATCTTTTGTCCCTAACAAACCTAGAGGTACTGGCCGACCAGGCATCTGAGACCGCCGAAATGATGTTGAAAGCATCTCCGTGTCCTGCGACAACTATGCCTGTGATAATGGCAGGGGAGGCCGGTGGAACGGTCGTACACGAGGCCTGCGGACATGGAATGGAAGCGGATATAGTGGAGAGAGAGTTCTCGGTATACAGAGACATGATAGGAAAAACGGTAGCCTCCCCTATAGTGACTATCGTAGACGACGGATCGATCCAGGGACTTTATGGCAGCTATGGTTTTGACGATGAGGGAACTCCATCAGGCAGAACGGTGCTGGTCGATAAAGGTATACTAAAGGGATATCTCACCGATAGGGAAATGGCCTTAAAGCTGGGTATACCTCTAACGGGAAACGGTAGAAGATCGTCTTACAGAGTTCCACCTCAGCCTCGTATGTCAAATACTTTTATCGAACCTGGAAATGGGTCTATAGATGATCTTATATCGTCGGTAGACTACGGTTTGTTGGTACGACAGATGGGAGGTGGAGAGGTAAACCCTACATCCGGAGATTTTGTATTTCATGTGACAGAAGGTTATCTCATCAGAAAGGGGTCTCTCTCCCCTGTCAGGGGAGCGATTCTCTCCGGCAACGGTCCCGATATATTGAAAAAAATAGTCGGAGTGGGAAGGGATTTAAGTTTTTTACCTGGAATGTGCGGAAAGGGAGGCCAAAACGTGCCTGTGACCGACGGTCAGCCGGCTATTCTGGTGGAAGCTATGACGGTAGGAGGGAGTTCGACGGCGATATGA
- a CDS encoding GTPase, whose translation MRHYGVLKKASIKDKVIKEDILSQVKRCSAVFLVVDIGQFEISCEALNWAVEMDKPVFVLVNKCDVLKKWVTPDQISRWVSDRLKLDPKRIIPISAKDRRAMADLRHRIEDTFSPGEAILLLGTTNVGKSTLLSGLICSDTPTVSRLPGTTLGVVEGKGKSGRVLYVDAPGLKESNPWLSRMCPECLVALIPQKGFSNFVFTLKTGQVIALGGLGWLRLDSCGDRGWVKVEVFVPEGVTVHATNSDKFKSLCDPFREDIMSPPCPSCWSSLDGPSYTSHPVSIHVNQDLVIPGCGWIALRSGNFSGTLSLPEGVDPVVRPSLIPSEAVRKKA comes from the coding sequence ATGAGACATTATGGTGTGCTAAAAAAGGCATCCATAAAGGACAAAGTAATAAAAGAGGATATACTGAGCCAGGTAAAGAGATGTTCTGCGGTCTTTCTGGTGGTCGATATCGGTCAATTTGAGATATCCTGTGAAGCTTTAAACTGGGCGGTAGAAATGGATAAACCGGTTTTTGTTTTAGTTAACAAGTGCGACGTGCTAAAAAAATGGGTTACTCCAGACCAAATATCACGTTGGGTTTCCGATAGGCTAAAGCTTGACCCTAAAAGAATTATCCCTATATCCGCCAAAGATAGGAGAGCTATGGCGGATCTAAGACACCGCATAGAGGACACCTTTTCTCCCGGTGAGGCTATCCTGCTCTTAGGTACCACAAACGTAGGGAAAAGCACTCTGCTCTCCGGCCTGATATGCAGCGATACTCCAACGGTCTCTCGGCTTCCTGGAACCACCTTAGGCGTAGTAGAGGGAAAGGGAAAAAGCGGTCGTGTTCTTTATGTCGATGCCCCTGGTCTTAAAGAATCTAATCCATGGCTATCTAGGATGTGTCCTGAATGCTTGGTAGCTCTTATTCCCCAAAAGGGTTTTTCTAACTTTGTTTTTACTTTAAAGACAGGTCAGGTTATCGCTTTAGGCGGCCTTGGGTGGCTTAGATTGGACAGCTGTGGCGACAGAGGGTGGGTCAAGGTAGAGGTCTTTGTGCCAGAAGGTGTCACCGTTCACGCGACAAATTCCGATAAATTTAAGTCTCTATGCGATCCTTTCAGAGAAGATATTATGTCCCCTCCCTGTCCGAGCTGTTGGAGTTCTCTGGATGGTCCATCTTATACATCTCATCCCGTTTCTATCCACGTAAATCAGGATCTCGTTATTCCTGGATGTGGTTGGATTGCCCTTAGGAGCGGTAACTTCTCTGGCACCTTATCGTTGCCGGAAGGGGTCGATCCGGTAGTTCGTCCCAGTCTGATACCCTCTGAAGCGGTCAGAAAAAAGGCCTAA
- the mltG gene encoding endolytic transglycosylase MltG, translating into MKKVFFILTSILVIGLAIYFPSSTWKDIFIMPFYPEGEPVKLTVLPGQSVRSVADYMVDLGLAVDRDNLIMFMVQSGLDRKLKPGIYRLSPGPSWKVVRQMMGKNPDSFVVTIIPGTDLNRYFPVNALSQDSSTTALAEDNLWPRDMLSILPEESSVRSVFLLPETYHLPRNNPKDLVVQASNEWWKSLGSSFISSEDAFKKAIVASLVEMESFKDDEKPKIAGVIYNRLDKGMLLQIDATVVYSWKLKGRDLRRVMHDDLKVDSPYNTYRFKGLPPAPICIPSLTSWKAALSPDSHSYLYYVADGTGGHVFTKSYKEHLKAIKSIRGN; encoded by the coding sequence ATGAAAAAAGTATTTTTTATCCTGACTTCTATCCTTGTGATAGGACTAGCGATATATTTTCCCTCAAGCACATGGAAGGATATTTTTATAATGCCTTTTTACCCTGAAGGCGAGCCTGTAAAATTAACCGTCCTTCCCGGCCAAAGCGTAAGATCGGTCGCCGATTATATGGTTGACCTAGGTCTAGCGGTCGACAGGGACAACCTGATAATGTTTATGGTTCAAAGTGGGCTGGACAGAAAGCTGAAGCCTGGAATATATCGGCTATCTCCGGGGCCCAGCTGGAAAGTCGTTCGTCAGATGATGGGGAAAAACCCCGACAGTTTTGTGGTGACGATCATACCAGGGACGGACCTAAACCGATATTTCCCTGTCAATGCTCTTTCACAGGATAGTAGCACAACTGCCTTGGCGGAAGATAATCTATGGCCTAGGGATATGCTATCTATCCTTCCAGAGGAAAGTTCCGTAAGATCGGTTTTTTTGCTGCCTGAGACCTACCATCTTCCTAGAAATAACCCTAAAGATCTAGTAGTACAGGCCTCTAACGAATGGTGGAAATCTTTAGGTAGTAGTTTTATTTCCTCCGAAGACGCTTTTAAAAAGGCTATCGTGGCTTCTTTAGTTGAAATGGAGTCTTTTAAGGATGACGAAAAACCTAAAATAGCTGGAGTTATTTATAATAGGCTTGATAAGGGAATGCTTTTGCAGATAGATGCAACGGTGGTTTATTCCTGGAAACTCAAAGGGCGGGACCTCCGAAGGGTTATGCACGATGACCTAAAAGTAGATAGTCCATATAATACCTACAGGTTTAAAGGACTTCCCCCTGCTCCCATATGTATCCCTTCTCTTACGTCCTGGAAAGCCGCTCTCTCTCCTGATAGCCATTCCTATCTCTACTACGTTGCCGATGGCACCGGTGGACATGTTTTTACTAAAAGCTATAAAGAACATCTTAAAGCTATTAAATCGATCAGAGGAAATTAA
- the queA gene encoding tRNA preQ1(34) S-adenosylmethionine ribosyltransferase-isomerase QueA, with protein MDEKFYRVSTYNYSLPEKLIAQNPVVPRDCSRLLFLSKKDGAIEHRRFCNLLDYLVPGDLLVRNNTKVMPSRLIGFKPGMASEVEILLLSPLSTDTWEAMVRPGRRLKPGTSVSLSDGTKIKVESVRDDGLRALSFPPGTDVMDLMDRLGSIPLPPYINSSTAPDESYQTVFAKEATSAAAPTAGLHFTDSLIESIRLKGVEIVDVTLDVGLGTFRPVKEEDLREHPMHLERCRVPEATAAAINKAKKEGRRVIAVGTTSVRTLESMYREGILKHGDTDTSLFIYPGYSFQVIDGMVTNFHLPQSTLLMLVSAFAGYEFTMSAYKEAVSEEYRFFSFGDAMLIL; from the coding sequence ATGGATGAAAAATTTTACAGGGTTTCGACCTATAACTACAGTCTTCCTGAAAAACTTATAGCCCAGAATCCTGTAGTACCTAGAGATTGCTCTAGATTGCTTTTTCTATCTAAAAAAGATGGGGCTATCGAACATAGGCGATTTTGTAATCTACTAGATTACCTCGTCCCTGGGGATCTGTTAGTTAGAAATAACACAAAGGTCATGCCCTCGAGGTTGATAGGCTTTAAACCTGGTATGGCTTCGGAGGTTGAAATACTGCTCTTGTCCCCTCTGTCGACGGACACCTGGGAAGCCATGGTTAGACCGGGAAGGCGTTTAAAGCCCGGTACATCGGTGTCGCTCTCCGACGGAACGAAGATCAAGGTCGAAAGCGTCAGGGACGATGGTCTCAGAGCCCTCTCTTTCCCTCCAGGAACCGACGTAATGGATCTTATGGATAGGCTTGGTTCCATCCCTCTGCCGCCCTATATTAACTCATCTACTGCCCCAGATGAATCCTATCAGACAGTGTTTGCCAAAGAGGCCACATCTGCAGCTGCTCCTACCGCAGGGCTTCATTTTACCGACTCTCTGATAGAGAGTATAAGGCTCAAAGGTGTAGAGATCGTAGACGTAACTCTGGACGTAGGACTTGGGACTTTTAGGCCAGTTAAAGAGGAGGACCTGAGAGAGCACCCTATGCATCTAGAACGTTGTAGAGTACCGGAGGCCACCGCAGCGGCGATCAATAAAGCCAAAAAAGAAGGCAGGAGAGTTATAGCTGTAGGGACAACCTCCGTCAGGACTTTAGAGAGTATGTATAGAGAGGGTATATTGAAACACGGTGATACAGATACCTCTTTATTCATCTACCCTGGTTATTCGTTTCAAGTTATCGATGGAATGGTAACCAATTTCCATCTTCCTCAGAGCACTTTGCTTATGCTTGTATCCGCTTTCGCTGGATACGAATTTACCATGTCCGCTTACAAAGAGGCGGTCTCGGAGGAGTACAGGTTTTTCTCCTTTGGAGACGCTATGCTCATACTTTAA
- a CDS encoding SpoIID/LytB domain-containing protein, with product MKTVILKFIAMSFLIAFLGSGLEASEINVGIGVNLSFGELSSSSTMTMTDKKGARISGKNLKFSVSGKSVIVSGKAFTPPLQIRSSSPIVYNKRPYLGFFKVTLSRGRLFVVNVIDVESYLRGVLKMEVNPGWPKESLKAQAIISRTYALNQMGRHGSDGFDVCATQHCQVYRGINAHDRAIDKAISETKGKVLTYKGSLAKTLFHSDSGGITAAAKDVWGGDLPYLVSVSDPVSSSSPHSKWTASLTGSQIGTALARIGQNIGTATSISVLSRDGSGRVLDMEVLGTSGRIKIRAHKFREALGGSLVKSTSFTLRGSASLPTSEPLKPAPNRPNLSDILSPAEERLLMMLTKQGAFSSDELIAMLMDPSKKRYFIQKAQGKAPLQPQTPVIAERKPASGGGFILEGKGWGHGVGLSQWGAMALASSGWSAERILAHYYPGTSIAIRK from the coding sequence ATGAAGACTGTTATCCTAAAATTTATAGCGATGTCCTTTCTAATAGCCTTTCTCGGATCCGGTCTGGAGGCCTCGGAGATAAACGTAGGGATCGGTGTAAACCTCTCCTTTGGAGAGCTTTCCTCCTCATCTACTATGACCATGACCGACAAAAAAGGGGCTAGAATATCAGGAAAGAATCTTAAATTCTCAGTATCGGGAAAATCGGTTATCGTCTCCGGTAAAGCGTTTACACCTCCTTTGCAGATTCGATCCTCATCTCCAATCGTGTATAACAAGAGGCCCTATCTTGGTTTTTTTAAGGTAACTCTTTCAAGAGGCAGGCTTTTTGTCGTAAATGTCATAGATGTCGAGAGTTACCTTAGAGGCGTGCTAAAGATGGAGGTAAACCCTGGGTGGCCGAAAGAGTCCCTCAAGGCTCAGGCCATAATATCGAGAACATACGCACTGAATCAAATGGGGCGGCATGGGTCGGACGGCTTTGACGTCTGTGCCACACAGCACTGTCAGGTTTACAGAGGTATCAACGCCCACGATAGGGCGATCGATAAGGCTATCTCCGAAACTAAAGGCAAGGTGTTGACCTATAAAGGTAGTTTAGCGAAAACCCTGTTTCACTCCGATAGCGGAGGCATTACCGCCGCGGCTAAAGACGTCTGGGGAGGAGACCTACCTTATCTCGTCTCCGTTTCCGATCCCGTCTCTTCATCCTCTCCTCACTCAAAATGGACGGCTTCCCTTACCGGCAGTCAGATAGGCACAGCATTAGCACGTATTGGTCAAAATATCGGAACTGCGACGTCTATCTCCGTTCTCTCCAGGGATGGCTCTGGCAGGGTTCTCGATATGGAGGTACTTGGGACCAGCGGAAGAATAAAGATCAGAGCCCATAAATTTAGAGAAGCTCTAGGAGGTTCTTTGGTGAAAAGCACGAGCTTTACGCTTAGAGGGTCGGCGTCTTTGCCGACTTCAGAGCCTCTAAAGCCCGCTCCCAATCGTCCTAACTTAAGTGACATCCTTTCACCGGCGGAAGAGAGGCTCCTGATGATGCTTACAAAACAGGGAGCTTTTTCCTCCGATGAATTAATAGCTATGTTGATGGACCCATCTAAAAAAAGATATTTTATTCAAAAGGCCCAGGGAAAGGCACCTTTACAGCCTCAAACGCCGGTTATAGCCGAAAGGAAGCCCGCTTCTGGTGGCGGATTTATCCTCGAGGGGAAGGGCTGGGGGCATGGGGTAGGGCTATCCCAATGGGGAGCTATGGCATTGGCTTCTTCTGGGTGGTCTGCGGAGAGGATCTTAGCTCACTATTACCCTGGAACATCTATCGCTATTCGTAAATAA
- the ruvB gene encoding Holliday junction branch migration DNA helicase RuvB: MEELDRLVDTSNRDDDLSLRPATLEDFTGQTPIKNKLKIYIQAAKNRTEPLDHCLFYGPPGLGKTTLAGIIAREMGGDLRITTGPALEKTGDLAALLSNLQDNDVLFIDEIHRLNSSIEEVLYSAMEDFVLHIMVGKGPLARNICLPLPRFTLVGATTRLGLLTSPLRDRFGIVEQLALYGREDLSSIVIRGCSVLKVEIDLEASFRIADRSRGTPRIALRILRRVRDVAEVSGNGRITEKLAQEAMDMLGLDEMGLDDGDRKILEGIVDLFDGGPVGLSTIAAALNEEPQTVEDIYEPYLLQLGLLERTPRGRKATSRTYSYLGRKCDNHGEQISIPIDKGTCGQ; the protein is encoded by the coding sequence GTGGAAGAGTTAGATAGACTTGTGGATACATCGAATAGAGATGACGATCTATCACTCAGGCCCGCTACCCTTGAAGACTTTACAGGGCAGACTCCTATAAAAAACAAACTTAAAATTTACATACAAGCAGCTAAGAACAGGACAGAGCCTCTTGATCATTGTCTTTTTTACGGTCCTCCTGGCCTGGGCAAAACCACTTTAGCGGGGATAATCGCCAGGGAGATGGGGGGAGATTTAAGAATAACCACCGGCCCAGCTTTGGAGAAGACCGGAGATCTTGCGGCGTTGCTGTCTAATCTACAGGACAATGACGTCCTTTTTATAGACGAGATCCATAGGCTTAACAGCAGCATCGAAGAGGTTCTGTACTCCGCTATGGAGGACTTTGTGCTCCATATAATGGTCGGCAAAGGCCCTTTGGCCAGGAATATCTGTCTACCTCTGCCTAGGTTTACCCTTGTAGGAGCGACTACCAGACTAGGTCTTCTTACCTCTCCTTTGAGAGACCGTTTTGGCATAGTAGAACAACTTGCCCTTTACGGCAGAGAGGACCTGTCCTCCATCGTGATCAGAGGTTGTTCGGTGTTAAAGGTGGAGATAGACCTGGAGGCTTCCTTTAGAATTGCCGATCGTTCCAGAGGCACTCCTAGAATAGCCTTGAGAATACTCCGCAGGGTCAGAGACGTTGCGGAGGTATCTGGCAACGGAAGGATAACCGAGAAACTGGCTCAAGAAGCTATGGATATGCTGGGACTGGATGAGATGGGACTCGACGATGGGGATCGTAAAATTCTGGAGGGAATAGTTGACCTTTTTGACGGTGGCCCAGTTGGACTGTCCACTATCGCTGCCGCTTTAAACGAAGAGCCACAGACTGTGGAGGACATATACGAGCCCTATCTTCTTCAGCTTGGACTGCTGGAGAGGACTCCTAGAGGCAGAAAGGCGACGTCTCGAACCTACTCTTATCTAGGACGAAAATGCGACAACCATGGCGAACAGATATCGATCCCTATAGATAAAGGGACGTGCGGACAATAA
- the ruvA gene encoding Holliday junction branch migration protein RuvA, translating into MLAKIRGVVADIDNFKAIIDVWGLGFEIQLTRKASANCSIGKELGLFSHLQFSEAGASLFGFADDLEKAVFLRLTSVKGIGGKMALQILQGISAEEVVQAISLGDYGSLTKAPGIGKKTAERICFELQEKMSLNLPRPVELPTSSSIPNSSTVIDALESLGFSRQEGSEVLSSLSRERGSIEGLGVEDLIMLALKRLNRKV; encoded by the coding sequence ATGCTGGCGAAAATAAGAGGAGTAGTGGCAGATATCGATAATTTTAAAGCCATTATAGATGTCTGGGGACTTGGTTTTGAGATCCAACTTACCCGTAAGGCCTCAGCGAATTGTTCAATCGGCAAAGAGCTGGGGCTTTTCTCCCATCTTCAGTTTTCCGAGGCGGGAGCTAGTCTTTTTGGCTTCGCTGATGATCTTGAGAAAGCGGTGTTTTTGAGATTGACATCCGTCAAGGGAATCGGCGGTAAGATGGCTCTCCAAATTCTTCAGGGAATCTCGGCGGAAGAGGTAGTCCAGGCCATATCTTTAGGCGACTATGGGTCTTTAACTAAAGCTCCGGGGATAGGTAAAAAAACAGCAGAGAGAATTTGTTTTGAGCTTCAGGAGAAGATGTCCCTAAATCTTCCTCGTCCTGTTGAGCTTCCTACGTCAAGCTCGATTCCCAATTCTTCGACCGTTATAGATGCCCTGGAATCTCTGGGGTTCAGTAGACAGGAAGGGTCTGAGGTTCTTTCCTCTTTGTCCAGAGAGAGAGGATCTATAGAGGGCCTGGGGGTTGAAGACCTTATTATGTTGGCCCTTAAAAGGCTCAACCGTAAGGTTTAA